The sequence CACTTTTATGTTTTGGATGCTCCATAGTTAGTCTCAGCCTCGATTAGAAGTTAAATCAAACAAGGCACAGTTTTGGGTTTGTTTTACACGTCGGACCCGCCCAGCTCAGAACTCAGGACAgtcaaatggatggatggatttgacATCAATTGGACCAAGCGCCTCCTTGGTTAGGACAGCCAGGGTTATACCGAGGTTGTGAACTACTTACAAGACCCAGgtttaaaaagggagggggaaaatccTGTGACAAATGAAACGACAAACATTTCTATTTTCTTGCTGGGAAAACTGCATGGTTgtatcagttttgttttgtttattttttaaagggcTCCTGGACTTTTAGGCCTGCTGCTGTCTGAATCCTCCAGCCCCTCAAACTTTCTGCAAAATTTAAAGACAGCAATACCGTATTTTCCAAACGCCAGACAGAGACAGGATCTGTTCCCCAATCTTTGTGACAACCCAAGTAATCATCATtgactttttaatttattaaaccaCAGCCACGGGGTGTTTGAGGATTTCtatcctccagcctccatttgctTTTGTTACTTTTAACACACCCAAAAACCTATTTTTTCCCAGGCCAGCAGAGGGAGATAATTGCACCTGAAATAGATCTGAAATTCAATTTCCACATTCAAAGGATAACTGCCCCAGGGGGAGTGTCTAATTCAAGCGATAACTGAAGTCTGCCCTAGTTCTTAGATGGAGGTTTGCAAGGATGAGTGTCTggggaaaagaaatgaaagaaaaaatctgTATGAATTGTACAGCCAAGTGTTTCTTCTGAAACCAAAAGACTTGACTTCTCATTGTCACACCCAATCTCATAGGATTTCCAAAGATTTGGTCATTTtggaatcatatttatttatttttctgttgtCATTTGCAGTGTTGTCTTAAGTGATTGCTTGGAAGTACACAAGGAAAACATTCCAAAGACTTTGGATTCCCACGGCTTGCTAAAGTGtatccggtggtgggattcagccagttcgcaccacttcgggagaaccggttgttaactttttttgtgtgtgtgtttacatttatatcccgcccttctccgaagactcagggcggcttacagtgtataaagcaatagtctcattctatttgtatatttttacaaagtcaacttattgcccccccaacaatctgggtcctcattttacctaccttataaaggatggaaggctgagtcaaccttgggccgggcttgaacctgcagtaattgcaggctactgtgttctaataacaggctctaacagcctgagctattccggccctttctgagcagtttgatgaactggttgttggaagaaatcattaaggcagagaaccggttgttaaattacttgaatcccaccactgaatgtatcACACTCCTTGATTTAATCTTTCATCAAACCCAACTGTTTTTGTCAAAAccctaaggtgctttttttcaagaggcaattggattttctggtttttctttgaagaggtctcgcttctcatccaagaagcttcttcagctctggctggatggtggggaatggaaggggaacgtcttcaaagaaaacggacaaccatgatctggaggaCTGAGGACTGAGAATCTACATAGACATTTGTCAAAACCCTGTTTCCAGGCAGGAATGGAAATTTCTATAATGAGCACAGAAACAGCAGAAATACAAATCTTGCTTTGTATGTGCTCGAATTAGACAttttaatggtgttttttttactgttttaatgcttttatagGCCGATTGAGAAGCAATATATCCAGGGGACCTAGGGCCTCCTCCTCAGTAgggaaatttgtatttatttacttacatatttatttttacaaatttgtaaatttgtaccctatgaccatcatttgtgtggtaaatgttgtaccttgaaggtatcttttcttttatatacactgagagcatatgcaccaagacaaattcgttgtgtgtccaatcacacttggccaataaagaattctattctattctattctattctattctattctattctattctattctattctattatgtccactgagagcatatgcaccaagacaaataccttgtgtgtccaatcacacttggccaataaataattctattctattctaaaaatccggGGCCAGGCAAATGATTTAACAGTAATTGTTAAGGAGTTAAAGCCTTACTGCTTCataattaatttgaaaaaaaaacccaaccaacttTAAGATTACAGGCTTAAAGCCAATCCGGTTTGTAACAAAGTGGAGTTTGGGctaaaaaaaacttttctctgCAGATTTCCGGGTCTTTCTGCTGCCACCTAGTGGCCGCCCAGAGTTTGAAGCTCGGATCCCGCTGCCCTAATCCGGTTGCTAAACTCCCCTCCCTTCCTACTTAAAAGCCCTTCTCTCGGCTCGGGTTGCGAACGGGATGGGGGGCGGTTGCTATAGCAACCCCTGCGCTGCATCCAAAGGGCGGGCGGGCAGGCAGACAGGCAATCCagcccctcctttcctcccccttAACAGATCCATTCCTCCACATCATCTTGTATAGGTAGCTCTCTAAGCTGGCTCTCACCCACCCACGGTTACCCACCCACTCGGGCTCGCAGacactccctccttctctctctctctctcacacacacacacacgcacaccaagCTATACAAATTCCAGAGGAAGAACAGAAGTGAATTGCATCCTCGGTCCCACCGCCTATATAGGGATTGTCTCCTTTtgcaggggagggaaggaagaaccgCGAGGGGGCGGGTAGAAAGACCCCTGGGCTGGAAAGAAGGGGCGTCAGAGGACGCGGGTGTAGGGAGGGGAGGAGACGGCCCAGCAAACcctgctcttcctcttcctcctcctcctcctcctcctcctcggatcAGGGACCAATAAAGCCGCTGCTAGAGCAGGGCATCCGGCAGAGAAAGGGTTAAGCCGGATCCGCTCGGACCGATCCCTTCCCCGGCGAGGCTGCGGGACCGACTGCAGCAAGCAGAAGGACTCGTCGGCCGCCTCCCCCGCAGCCCCAGCTTCAGCCTCCGCTCAGTCCTTCGGATGCTTTCCAAGCCTGCTCTCTTAATAAGGGCACGAGCCGGAGGTCCCTTTCGCTGTTCTCTCGCTCTCCTTTTTCGGCCGCCTCTCTCGCAGCCGCCTTGTCTGGAATTCCGGGAGTGCCTCTTAAAAAGAGCGGCGATGGCCACCAAGATCGACAAAGAAGCTTGCCgaagggcctacaacctggtgagGGATGACAGCACGGGAGTGAACTGGTAAGGAGCCCAGCCGAAGATGGGTCGCTGCTCACCGGGTGAACGGGTGGGGTGTGTGAAGCGAAAGGGACGGAGAGCAGGGAAGAGGATATTCTCATTCAGGGTCTTTCAACGGGATCCGCTTTGCTTTTGTGGAAAGGGGGTGGGGCGGGTTCAAGGATGCCTGCCTTCCCAGGTTAGCAGAAAGGGGAGGATAATGGGCATTGGAACCCATGATGCTTGTCTTCCCAAGTTagcacaaaggggggggggaggataatGGGCATTGGAACCCATTGTACTTGTCTTGCCAAGCTAGCACAAAGGGAGGATGATGGGCATTGGAACCCATGATGCCTGTCTTTTCACAGGCTAGCAGTAGGGGGAGGATGATGGGCATTGGAACCCATGACGCCTGccttcctgctgctgctgctgttatccattcagtcatgtccgactcttggtCCTTCAAAGGGCcaggtctttcttttctttgagtGCCTGCCTTTCCAGGCTGGCACAACGGGGGAGGATGATGGGCCTTGGAGCCCATTGGAAGCCACGCCTATCTTCCCAAGCTAACCCAAAAGGGGATGATGGGCCTTGGAACCCATTGTGAGGTCCTCATTAGGGGTGGGTGGGGTTAGTAAGGTTTCTTCTATGTTGGCTAAGCTGGCAGCTGGCTCTCCTCTCTTGCTTGAAGGCCAAACCGTTAAGAGTTGCAAGGAAGGACTTCACCTTATCATTAAGAGTTCTTGCAAAAAACGCATTTGGTTATGACATCACCTCCCTTTGGGAGCCACCAGGCTCCTTCTTCTAAGCTTCTGGGGCAGGTGGGAACTGGGCCATCTCACTGCAAAAACCTGGGTGGGTCTGGCTGGGGGGGGAGGGTACAAGGCTTCTGAATTCTTAGCGGCGAACCATCTgaataatttttcttcttcttcttctccttcttcttcttcttcttctcctcgtcctcctcctcctcctcctcctcctcttcttctccttctcctccctcctcctcctcttcttcttcctcctgcctcctcctcctcctcctcctcctcctcctcttcttctccttctcctccctcctcctcctcctcctcttcttctccttctcctccctcctcctctgcttcttcctcctcctcctcctcctcttcttctttgcctcctcctcctcttcttctccttctcctccttctcctccctcctcctccttcctcctcctcctcctcctcttctccttcctcctcctccctcctcctccttcctcctcctcctcttcttctccttctcctccttctcctccctcctcctcctctgctgcttctactcctcctcctcctccatcatcttctttctccttctctttctccctctcctcctccttccttcttttctttcttcttttccttccccctttcccaaaAGGGTGACATTTAAGTATGAAGGCTCCACCATCATCCCAGGACACAACGGGGTGGATTACGAAGAATTTATACGACAGTGTACAGGTGAGTTTCTTTTCTGCTCCTCTCCACCAACCCACGTTCCTCATGTTgccaaggggaagggaggaaaggccaAACAGCTCGAAAtgtgcttcttttttaaaaaaaaatgctccccAAGCCTCcttcctccaaaaaaaaaaaaaccctttgaaaaGCCCTGAACTGTAATGATGTCATCCATCTCACAGGCCTTTTGTTGGGCGATTCTCAGCCCTCCCATCCAGGAAAGACTGCAGATGGTTCAGGAGTGCTTCCAATCCTTTCAACCAGAGCCCAAATTCTAGCCAGTTGTCCAGGAATTCTTTCTCTTGCTCGATCTGTCCACGGCGACCTTCGAAATTGGTTTTAATTCACGCCCAAAGGCAGGCTTTTCTCTGTTAAGAAACATGCAAAGCCTGGTGTTGTATTATTTTGGCTGGAAGAGGATGCGGTAACAGTAAcagtgagttggaagggaccttggaggtcatctagtccaaccccctgctcacgcagggagactagggatttgaaccgccgacctGCTgacctgctgacctttctgattgacaagttcagcgtcttagccactaagccacccagCCAGGCTATTTCGCTTTAGGCTGGCAGaaatcctctctctgtctctcaacaCCCAGCATGTCTGAACAGGGCCGCGCAGCCAAAGGGCCAATGGAGGGCAGCCTACCGATGTTCTTGGGCGCAGACAGAAAAGACACATCAAGAAAACCAAGTCTTCACCAGCACAAAGTAGCATTCATCCACCTTCACCCAAGCAAAGGTCTGGGTTGACAAGTTTGTGACGTCACTTCCAAGTGACTGCAAACCTTGTAACCTGCATatgtacttacttacttacttacttacttacttaacttCTCTGATTTCTAGAGTGGCCCATTTTGGtgtgaagagaaaaagaaaaaagaaaaaagaaaaagaaaacccaatCGTTTGGGAGAAATTGTGAAAGGGGTTGTCAGAGACatggatagaaatagaaatacagaaacagagttggaagggaccttagagatcttctagtccaaccccctgcctaggcaggaaatcctacaccccttcagacaaaaggttatccaacctctttgaaactttcagtgttggagcattcacaacttctggtggcaagtcgttccactggttagttgttctaactgtcaggaaatttctccttagacatAGAGCCTTGTGAATACCTTGTTTATGTGATTGTGGCCATcctgttgactttttttttttttttgatatccCTTCCTCTGGACACCTCTGGGCCCAAAGTCTACAGCAGGGTTTCTTAGCCTTGGACAccttaaggtgtgtggacttcaactcccagaattcaactccctgacagctagaacaattaataagtggaacaacttgcctccagaagttgtgaatgctccaacactggaaatttttaagaagttgttggataaccctttgtctgaaatggtgtaggctttcctgcctgggcagggggttggactagaagatctccaaggtcccttccaactctgttgttgttgttgttattttattattattattattattattatagccagCCATGAATTAAAGCAAAGAAGAAGTTGGGGGGAGGAACTGGTCAGGTCCTTTGGGAGAAATCATGAAAGGGGCTGTTAGAGAGGTGGATGTCATAAATGCATATGAAtgggttgttcttttttttcttttaaaaataataataatttcaaagcctccactccctcctttcttttcttccgtcctgctttcttttgctttcaactcacaCAAGAAAGCTTGTAGCAGGAAACATCATGAAACGGTTCATGTCTTGGCTTTTCATCTTCTCTTCCTGCCGCCCTGGGTTTTCCTCTTTcatgttttacttttaaagggcCAGTCTGGGAAAAGGGGTGAAGTacggatggggagggagggagggagggagggagggaagaagaggagtCCTCCTTATGGTAATGATTGTGGTTGAGGTTCTCGTTGTCAAGCCATTCCTCTCTGTctgcaaatcattttttttcccctttgcaaagaaaaataaaaaataaatcaaattcttcGGGCTGCAGGACAGATGCCATCTTATTAGCTTTTTCCttctgctgctgctcctgctgcttcCAATTTCCGGTTTGCTTGGAATTCTGATTTAATTTTGCACAAAGGAAAGTTCcttgtggttttgttttgttgtttgggGCCTCTCTCTGGCGATCCTAGTTGTTTTCCCGAACACACGCCATGTACATGCACACAAATCATGCCTGACGCGTCTCTTCATTTAtgtacttccttttttttttcttccagcttttgtctgaaatggtgtaggctttcctgcctgggcagggggttggactagaagatctccaaggtcccttccaactctgttgttgttgttgttattttattattattattattattattattatagccagCCATGAATTAAAGCAAAGAAGAAGTTGGGGGGAGGAACTGGTCAGGTCCTTTGGGAGAAATCATGAAAGGGGCTGTTAGAGAGGTGGATGTCATAAATGCATATGAAtgggttgttcttttttttcttttaaaaataataataatttcaaagcctccactccctcctttcttttcttccgtcctgctttcttttgctttcaactcacaCAAGAAAGCTTGTAGCAGGAAACATCATGAAACGGTTCATGTCTTGGCTTTTCATCTTCTCTTCCTGCCGCCCTGGGTTTTCCTCTTTcatgttttacttttaaagggcCAGTCTGGGAAAAGGGGTGAAGTacggatggggagggagggagggagggagggagggaagaagaggagtCCTCCTTATGGTAATGATTGTGGTTGAGGTTCTCGTTGTCAAGCCATTCCTCTCTGTctgcaaatcattttttttcccctttgcaaagaaaaataaaaaataaatcaaattcttcGGGCTGCAGGACAGATGCCATCTTATTAGCTTTTTCCttctgctgctgctcctgctgcttcCAATTTCCGGTTTGCTTGGAATTCTGATTTAATTTTGCACAAAGGAAAGTTCcttgtggttttgttttgttgtttgggGCCTCTCTCTGGCGATCCTAGTTGTTTTCCCGAACACACGCCATGTACATGCACACAAATCATGCCTGACGCGTCTCTTCATTTAtgtacttccttttttttttcttccagctttTGTCTGAAATTCTTTTGGGTTTGAGGATGTTCTAGAGccgagtttctcaaccttggcaatgttaaggtgggtggacttcaactcctggaatgctggctagggaattcagggagttgaagtccacacaccttaacaTGGTCAAGGTTGAAAAACCCTGCTGTAGACTTTGAGCCAGAGGTATTCAGAGGAAGGGGgttaaaagaagtaaaaaaaatgctgcccATAACCATATAATCAAAACTCTGTTCCTTTTTTTAACCTGCATTGTGACTTAGCAGTGTGCAAAGCCCGAGATGTTCACAAGTCTAAAAACAAATAAGTAGCAGCAACAgccaaaaccaccaagctcagagagcaccaagaactggggtgaaatccagcaggttctgacctgttctggagaaccagtagcggaaattttgagtagttcagagaaccggcaaataccacctctggctggcctcagagtggggtgtgaatggagattttgcaataactttcccccaggagtggggtgggaatggggactttgcagtaaccttcccccaggagtgaggagggaatgaggattttgcagtaaccttcccctggagtggggtgggaatggagattttgcagtatccttcccctgccacgcccaccaagccacgcccacagaactgttagtaaacaaaattggatttcaccactgaccaagaaccccacaattcaaccccgagctacaaatattctctactactactactactactactaataataataataataataataatattttaatttgtataccgcccttctcccgaaggactcagggcggtgaacaggcagataaaatacaaatacacacaatagttaaaaacatcccttaaaaaactaatttaaatttgcccaaatgttaaaataacatactcccccataaaatcacaaaactttaaaaacccatcaaattcaattaaaatttaaagataaaaatcaggctagtccagccatacgaaataaataagttttaagttcgcggcgaaaggtcctataCTATAAGTAGCAGAATGGCGGATGGGATATAATCCTCAGCCGCCAGAAAACTCATAGGAGGTGGTGAATCTTACCAATGAAAATGTGTTTTGGATGCAACTGgatgaaaagaggaggagaacaaCAATGCAAATGAGGTTATTTATTTGCCAGCCTGGCGACCAATTTGGTAACGACGAATTTTGCTTCGCCAGCCATTCCGGTtcattcctttctttatatttatttctcaAGATGACATTCGGTTGTTCGGCTTCATCCGGTTCACCACTGGAGACACCATGAGCAAGCGAGTCAAATTTGCACTGATCACCTGGATAGGGGAGAACGTCAGCGGCCTTCAGAGAGCTAAAACGGGGACGGATAAGACCCTCGTGAAAGAAGTTGTACAGGTAAGTCGAGGTATTCAAGTCAATATTTCTTGTCCCATCAAGAAggtaatttttgtgtgtgtgaaggaaGACAGGAGAAATGAAGGGTtgttggtcctctctgagcttggttgttttcttgcagacattccattacccaactaggtaacatcatcagtgcgataAGGAAGTGGAATttgtaaggaggaggaggaggaggaggaggagcaggaggagcaggaggaggaggaggaggagaggaggaggaggaggaggaggaggaggaggaggaggaggaggaggaggaggaggaggaggaggaggaaggaggaggaggaggaggaggagaggaggaggaggaggaggaggaggaggagcaggaggaggaggaggaggagcaggaggaggaggaatgaggattttgcagtaaccttccccaggagtgaggaggagagaggaggaggaaggaggaggaggactgttgagttcttggtggtctctgagcttggatgttttcttgcagacattccattacccaactaggtaacatcatcagtgcgataAGGAAGTGGAATttgtaaggaggaggaggaggaggaggaggaggaggaggaggagaggaggaggaggagaggaggagaggaggaggaggaggaggagaggaggaggaggaggaggaggaggaggaggagaggaggaggaggaggaggaagaggaggagaggaggaggaggagaggaggaggaggaggagaggaggaggagggaggaggaggaaggaggaggaggaggaggagaggaggaggagaggaggaggaggaggaggaggaggggaggaggaggaggaggactgttgagttcttggtggtctctgaacttggttgttttcttgcagacgttccattacccaactaggtaacatcatcagtgcaataaGGAAGTGGAATttgtaaggaggaggaggaggaggaggaggaggagaaggaggaggagaggaggaggaggaggaggaggaggaggaggaggaggaggggaggactgTTGagttcttggtggtctctgaacttggttgtttcacCCCTGTTCTGATGCTTCTGTGATAGCAAGGTTGAAAGACGCTCTGAAGGATGCGTGGCTACTAAACTACAAACAATCTTCCGTTTCTTTGTTCCATCCAAGAGACTGAATCAAGTGTTTGCAGAGATATTTGTTGTGGCTTTTCCTTGATCTGTTACACAGACTCCGCCTTTGGTGCTGTGTGGAGCCATTCAGGTTGTCAGGGGCCTCCCTCCAGCTTCCTGGCCCCAAACAAATGGATGGATTTGTTGGTGAGGCTCATGCGCGCTAGAAGGAGCACAGAGGTGGTCATTCATCCCCGGGCTATCCCCAAGGTCAAAACGGGATGGCAAAATCAAGTGGGGGAGACTGAAAAGGCCTTGTTTGTCTTGGGGGTGGAAATTTAAGAGGACCCAGAAAACGGTTTCAGCGGGAAACAGACAGAAAGGATGCTCACTCGTGTATTTCAAGAGGCTTGTCCGCTttagaatagagtggagtggagcggagcggagtggaatggaatagaatagaatagaatagaataaatagaatagaatagaatagaatagaatagaatagaatagaatagaatagaatagaatagaatagaattagaaagagaagagaagagaagagaagagaagagaagagaagagaagagaagagaattttttattggccaagtgtgattggacacagaaggaatttgtgttggtgcatacgctctcagtgtacataaaggaaaaggtatgttcatcaagaatcataaggtacaacacttaatgattcaaCAACAGAATAATAGCTCATacatccttccattgaggacgtgtATCCtggacgagtcaaaaagagggctgtgaaagtatttgcagatccctcgcatcctggacataaactgttccaactcctaccctcaaaacgacgctatagagcactgcacaccagaacaactagacacaagaatagtttttccccaaatgccatcactctgctaaacaaataattccctccagactgtcaaactatttactaagtctgcactactattactattaatcttctcatcgttcccatcagccatctccacccacttatgactatatgactgtaactttgttgcttgtatccttacgatttatattgatattgtttcctgattgcttaattgtagcctataactatcattaagtgttgtatcgttaagtgttaaatttgtaccctatgactatcattaagtgttgtaagtgttgtaccttgatgaaagtatcttttcttttatgtacactgagagcatatgcaccaagacaaattccttgtgtgtccaatcacacttgaccaataaaaaattctattctattctattctattctattctattctattct is a genomic window of Ahaetulla prasina isolate Xishuangbanna chromosome 12, ASM2864084v1, whole genome shotgun sequence containing:
- the COTL1 gene encoding coactosin-like protein produces the protein MLSKPALLIRARAGGPFRCSLALLFRPPLSQPPCLEFRECLLKRAAMATKIDKEACRRAYNLVRDDSTGVNWVTFKYEGSTIIPGHNGVDYEEFIRQCTDDIRLFGFIRFTTGDTMSKRVKFALITWIGENVSGLQRAKTGTDKTLVKEVVQNFAKEFVISDHKELDEDYIKGELKKAGGANYDAQTE